The following are encoded together in the Phyllopteryx taeniolatus isolate TA_2022b chromosome 21, UOR_Ptae_1.2, whole genome shotgun sequence genome:
- the c21h6orf47 gene encoding uncharacterized protein C6orf47 homolog isoform X1: MCSLFFKAQTTFRNHFGREAESFSSFTDLQKVPVGNMTAVVGRAWRWVRSWGSSPPSDKTDVWKLSTAAAREDQKSPGEDEYWEAQEKLQPGEIEDLRAGKQEMETTVEHVPRWWNKYLPTSFLPWARKTQPSRLSKKTRHIKSGDGDIDGDFSDYGTPPPSPTPRSQIASPFRLFVHSLNVELFPEHYEICFNFLRHLFDLFVVGFLWIVSPPVKLILEMLGIQGPLRLWLHGMAMFLVSTVGMAGLLWVIQEHLPEFAFIYGVVQALVISVSLKKSVLLGLDEEKTETEEESGQSEDKKETLDARDKMKTS, encoded by the coding sequence atgtgttctcttttttttaaagctcagaCTACTTTCAGAAACCATTTTGGACGAGAAGCGGAGTCTTTTTCCAGTTTCACCGATCTGCAAAAAGTTCCTGTAGGAAACATGACAGCTGTGGTAGGACGAGCATGGAGGTGGGTGCGCTCGTGGGGTAGCAGTCCCCCGTCAGACAAAACTGACGTCTGGAAGCTAAGTACTGCCGCCGCGAGAGAAGACCAAAAGTCTCCAGGAGAGGACGAGTACTGGGAAGCTCAGGAGAAGCTCCAACCTGGGGAAATTGAAGATCTACGTGCAGGGAAGCAAGAAATGGAGACAACTGTTGAACATGTTCCGAGATGGTGGAATAAATATCTCCCGACATCCTTTCTACCCTGGGCAAGGAAAACACAGCCAAGTAGACTCTCGAAAAAAACCCGTCACATCAAGAGTGGCGATGGGGACATTGACGGGGACTTTTCAGACTACGGAACACCTCCTCCTTCCCCGACGCCACGTTCCCAGATCGCGTCCCCCTTTCGTCTCTTTGTGCACAGCCTGAATGTGGAATTGTTTCCGGAGCACTATGAGATCTGCTTCAACTTCCTCCGCCACCTGTTTGACCTGTTCGTGGTGGGATTCCTGTGGATTGTGTCGCCTCCCGTCAAGCTGATCTTGGAAATGTTGGGGATTCAGGGACCGCTGCGGCTTTGGCTCCACGGCATGGCCATGTTTTTGGTGTCCACGGTGGGAATGGCCGGACTGCTTTGGGTGATCCAGGAGCATCTCCCAGAGTTTGCTTTCATCTACGGCGTTGTGCAAGCATTAGTGATCTCCGTCAGCCTGAAGAAGAGTGTCCTCCTTGGATTGGACGAAGAAAAAACAGAAACGGAGGAGGAGAGCGGGCAATCCGAAGACAAGAAAGAAACGCTTGATGCAAGGGACAAAATGAAGACAAGCTAA
- the sacm1la gene encoding phosphatidylinositol-3-phosphatase SAC1-A isoform X1, with amino-acid sequence MATAYERYNLHTTPEKFFIEACDEGADAVLAIDRVSNEMTLTSKKDIPASAVTRPICGIMGTIRLVAGMYLIVITRKKNVGSLLGHAVWKAVDFDIISYKKTILHLSEIQSQENKTFLSMLNNVLTTDGFYFCTDYDLTHTLQRLANTSPDFQEMSLFERADQRFVWNANLLRELAAEPELHRFALPVVHGFIVMKPCRINGKIFEWILISRRSCFRAGVRYYVRGIDSEGHAANFVETEQIVVYEGAKASFVQTRGSMPFYWSQRPNLKYKPKPIISKTTSHLDGFQSHFDSQLLIYGKQTVLNLVNQKGSEKPLEQAFAKMVSSMNNGMLNYIAFDFHKECSHMRWDRLQILVDAVAETQDEYSYFMVNLDGKVLVQQKGVFRSNCMDCLDRTNVIQSLLARRSLQSQLQRMGVLNVGQRLEEQADFEKIYKNAWADNANACAVQYAGTGALKTDFTRTGKRTHWGLLMDGWNSMIRYYKNNFSDGFRQDSIDLFLGNFAIDESDGPGPLRVQKDWKFLTLPIVMLVAFSMCIVCLLMAGDTWTETFAYVMFWGACSAITATIILFNGQDFVDAPKLVHKEKMD; translated from the exons ATGGCGACCGCTTACGAGCGATACAATTt ACACACCACCCCAGAAAAGTTTTTCATCGAAGCCTGCGATGAAGGGGCTGATGCTGTCCTGGCTATCGACAGGGTGTCAAATGAGATGACGCTCACAA GTAAAAAGGACATCCCTGCATCAGCGGTGACCAGGCCTATTTGTGGTATCATGGGAACCATTCGCTTGGTTGCTG GGATGTACCTAATCGTCATCACAAGGAAGAAAAATGTGGGCAGCCTCCTGGGTCACGCAGTGTGGAAAGCAGTGGATTTTGATATCATCTCTTACAAGAAGACAATTTTGCATCTATCAGAGATCCAG TCTCAGGAGAATAAGACCTTCCTATCCATGCTAAATAATGTGCTGACGACAGACGGTTTCTACTTTTGCACTGATTACGACCTGACACACACCCTTCAGCGGCTGGCCAATACCAGCCCTGACTTCCAGGAGATGAGCCTGTTTGAGAGG GCAGATCAGAGGTTTGTGTGGAATGCAAATCTCCTCCGTGAGCTGGCAGCAGAACCAGAG CTCCACAGGTTTGCTCTCCCTGTTGTACACGGCT TCATTGTCATGAAACCGTGTCGTATCAATGGGAAGATCTTTGAGTGGATCCTCATATCCCGGAGAAGTTGCTTCCGGGCTGGTGTCAGATACTATGTGAGAG GAATCGACTCAGAAGGCCATGCTGCTAACTTTGTTGAAACTGAGCAGATAGTTGTATATGAGGGAGCCAAAGCTTCCTTTGTGCAG ACAAGAGGATCTATGCCTTTTTACTGGAGTCAAAGGCCCAACCTTAAATACAAACCTAAACCTATTATCAGCAAAACAACCAGTCAT TTGGATGGTTTCCAGAGCCATTTTGACTCTCAGCTCCTAATCTATGGGAAACAAACCGTTCTTAATCTG GTAAATCAGAAAGGGTCTGAAAAGCCACTTGAACAGGCATTTGCCAAGATGGTGTCCAGTATGAATAATGGTATGCTCAA TTACATAGCCTTTGACTTCCACAAAGAGTGTAGCCACATGAGATGGGATCGTCTCCAGATCTTGGTGGATGCTGTAGCTGAGACACAAGATGAATACAG TTACTTCATGGTTAACTTGGACGGAAAGGTACTAGTCCAGCAGAAAGGTGTCTTCCGCAGTAACTGTATGGACTGCTTGGACAGAACCAATGTCATCCAGAGCCTTTTAGCACGACGCTCCTTGCAGTCTCAGCTACAG AGAATGGGTGTTCTAAATGTAGGACAGCGGCTTGAAGAACAGGCTGACTTTGAGAAGATCTACAAAAATG CTTGGGCTGACAATGCAAATGCATGTGCGGTACAGTATGCAGGAACTGGTGCATTAAAAACAGACTTCACAAG GACAGGGAAAAGAACACACTGGGGATTGTTGATGGATGGTTGGAACTCTATGATCCGCTATTACAAAAACAACTTCTCTGATGGCTTCAGACAA GATTCAATTGATTTGTTTCTGGGTAATTTTGCCATTGATGAATCAGACGGCCCCGGTCCTCTGAGGGTGCAGAAGGACTGGAAGTTCCTCACG CTACCTATCGTCATGTTGGTGGCATTCTCAATGTGCATTGTATGTCTTCTCATGGCTG GTGACACATGGACGGAGACTTTTGCATATGTGATGTTTTGGGGCGCATGCAGCGCCATTACAGCAACAATCATCCTCTTTAATGGGCAAGACTTTGTGGATGCTCCTaaacttgttcacaaagagaaaATGGACTGA
- the c21h6orf47 gene encoding uncharacterized protein C6orf47 homolog isoform X2: MKTTFRNHFGREAESFSSFTDLQKVPVGNMTAVVGRAWRWVRSWGSSPPSDKTDVWKLSTAAAREDQKSPGEDEYWEAQEKLQPGEIEDLRAGKQEMETTVEHVPRWWNKYLPTSFLPWARKTQPSRLSKKTRHIKSGDGDIDGDFSDYGTPPPSPTPRSQIASPFRLFVHSLNVELFPEHYEICFNFLRHLFDLFVVGFLWIVSPPVKLILEMLGIQGPLRLWLHGMAMFLVSTVGMAGLLWVIQEHLPEFAFIYGVVQALVISVSLKKSVLLGLDEEKTETEEESGQSEDKKETLDARDKMKTS, from the exons ATGAAG aCTACTTTCAGAAACCATTTTGGACGAGAAGCGGAGTCTTTTTCCAGTTTCACCGATCTGCAAAAAGTTCCTGTAGGAAACATGACAGCTGTGGTAGGACGAGCATGGAGGTGGGTGCGCTCGTGGGGTAGCAGTCCCCCGTCAGACAAAACTGACGTCTGGAAGCTAAGTACTGCCGCCGCGAGAGAAGACCAAAAGTCTCCAGGAGAGGACGAGTACTGGGAAGCTCAGGAGAAGCTCCAACCTGGGGAAATTGAAGATCTACGTGCAGGGAAGCAAGAAATGGAGACAACTGTTGAACATGTTCCGAGATGGTGGAATAAATATCTCCCGACATCCTTTCTACCCTGGGCAAGGAAAACACAGCCAAGTAGACTCTCGAAAAAAACCCGTCACATCAAGAGTGGCGATGGGGACATTGACGGGGACTTTTCAGACTACGGAACACCTCCTCCTTCCCCGACGCCACGTTCCCAGATCGCGTCCCCCTTTCGTCTCTTTGTGCACAGCCTGAATGTGGAATTGTTTCCGGAGCACTATGAGATCTGCTTCAACTTCCTCCGCCACCTGTTTGACCTGTTCGTGGTGGGATTCCTGTGGATTGTGTCGCCTCCCGTCAAGCTGATCTTGGAAATGTTGGGGATTCAGGGACCGCTGCGGCTTTGGCTCCACGGCATGGCCATGTTTTTGGTGTCCACGGTGGGAATGGCCGGACTGCTTTGGGTGATCCAGGAGCATCTCCCAGAGTTTGCTTTCATCTACGGCGTTGTGCAAGCATTAGTGATCTCCGTCAGCCTGAAGAAGAGTGTCCTCCTTGGATTGGACGAAGAAAAAACAGAAACGGAGGAGGAGAGCGGGCAATCCGAAGACAAGAAAGAAACGCTTGATGCAAGGGACAAAATGAAGACAAGCTAA
- the c21h6orf47 gene encoding uncharacterized protein C6orf47 homolog isoform X3, which yields MTAVVGRAWRWVRSWGSSPPSDKTDVWKLSTAAAREDQKSPGEDEYWEAQEKLQPGEIEDLRAGKQEMETTVEHVPRWWNKYLPTSFLPWARKTQPSRLSKKTRHIKSGDGDIDGDFSDYGTPPPSPTPRSQIASPFRLFVHSLNVELFPEHYEICFNFLRHLFDLFVVGFLWIVSPPVKLILEMLGIQGPLRLWLHGMAMFLVSTVGMAGLLWVIQEHLPEFAFIYGVVQALVISVSLKKSVLLGLDEEKTETEEESGQSEDKKETLDARDKMKTS from the coding sequence ATGACAGCTGTGGTAGGACGAGCATGGAGGTGGGTGCGCTCGTGGGGTAGCAGTCCCCCGTCAGACAAAACTGACGTCTGGAAGCTAAGTACTGCCGCCGCGAGAGAAGACCAAAAGTCTCCAGGAGAGGACGAGTACTGGGAAGCTCAGGAGAAGCTCCAACCTGGGGAAATTGAAGATCTACGTGCAGGGAAGCAAGAAATGGAGACAACTGTTGAACATGTTCCGAGATGGTGGAATAAATATCTCCCGACATCCTTTCTACCCTGGGCAAGGAAAACACAGCCAAGTAGACTCTCGAAAAAAACCCGTCACATCAAGAGTGGCGATGGGGACATTGACGGGGACTTTTCAGACTACGGAACACCTCCTCCTTCCCCGACGCCACGTTCCCAGATCGCGTCCCCCTTTCGTCTCTTTGTGCACAGCCTGAATGTGGAATTGTTTCCGGAGCACTATGAGATCTGCTTCAACTTCCTCCGCCACCTGTTTGACCTGTTCGTGGTGGGATTCCTGTGGATTGTGTCGCCTCCCGTCAAGCTGATCTTGGAAATGTTGGGGATTCAGGGACCGCTGCGGCTTTGGCTCCACGGCATGGCCATGTTTTTGGTGTCCACGGTGGGAATGGCCGGACTGCTTTGGGTGATCCAGGAGCATCTCCCAGAGTTTGCTTTCATCTACGGCGTTGTGCAAGCATTAGTGATCTCCGTCAGCCTGAAGAAGAGTGTCCTCCTTGGATTGGACGAAGAAAAAACAGAAACGGAGGAGGAGAGCGGGCAATCCGAAGACAAGAAAGAAACGCTTGATGCAAGGGACAAAATGAAGACAAGCTAA
- the sacm1la gene encoding phosphatidylinositol-3-phosphatase SAC1-A isoform X2, translating to MGTIRLVAGMYLIVITRKKNVGSLLGHAVWKAVDFDIISYKKTILHLSEIQSQENKTFLSMLNNVLTTDGFYFCTDYDLTHTLQRLANTSPDFQEMSLFERADQRFVWNANLLRELAAEPELHRFALPVVHGFIVMKPCRINGKIFEWILISRRSCFRAGVRYYVRGIDSEGHAANFVETEQIVVYEGAKASFVQTRGSMPFYWSQRPNLKYKPKPIISKTTSHLDGFQSHFDSQLLIYGKQTVLNLVNQKGSEKPLEQAFAKMVSSMNNGMLNYIAFDFHKECSHMRWDRLQILVDAVAETQDEYSYFMVNLDGKVLVQQKGVFRSNCMDCLDRTNVIQSLLARRSLQSQLQRMGVLNVGQRLEEQADFEKIYKNAWADNANACAVQYAGTGALKTDFTRTGKRTHWGLLMDGWNSMIRYYKNNFSDGFRQDSIDLFLGNFAIDESDGPGPLRVQKDWKFLTLPIVMLVAFSMCIVCLLMAGDTWTETFAYVMFWGACSAITATIILFNGQDFVDAPKLVHKEKMD from the exons ATGGGAACCATTCGCTTGGTTGCTG GGATGTACCTAATCGTCATCACAAGGAAGAAAAATGTGGGCAGCCTCCTGGGTCACGCAGTGTGGAAAGCAGTGGATTTTGATATCATCTCTTACAAGAAGACAATTTTGCATCTATCAGAGATCCAG TCTCAGGAGAATAAGACCTTCCTATCCATGCTAAATAATGTGCTGACGACAGACGGTTTCTACTTTTGCACTGATTACGACCTGACACACACCCTTCAGCGGCTGGCCAATACCAGCCCTGACTTCCAGGAGATGAGCCTGTTTGAGAGG GCAGATCAGAGGTTTGTGTGGAATGCAAATCTCCTCCGTGAGCTGGCAGCAGAACCAGAG CTCCACAGGTTTGCTCTCCCTGTTGTACACGGCT TCATTGTCATGAAACCGTGTCGTATCAATGGGAAGATCTTTGAGTGGATCCTCATATCCCGGAGAAGTTGCTTCCGGGCTGGTGTCAGATACTATGTGAGAG GAATCGACTCAGAAGGCCATGCTGCTAACTTTGTTGAAACTGAGCAGATAGTTGTATATGAGGGAGCCAAAGCTTCCTTTGTGCAG ACAAGAGGATCTATGCCTTTTTACTGGAGTCAAAGGCCCAACCTTAAATACAAACCTAAACCTATTATCAGCAAAACAACCAGTCAT TTGGATGGTTTCCAGAGCCATTTTGACTCTCAGCTCCTAATCTATGGGAAACAAACCGTTCTTAATCTG GTAAATCAGAAAGGGTCTGAAAAGCCACTTGAACAGGCATTTGCCAAGATGGTGTCCAGTATGAATAATGGTATGCTCAA TTACATAGCCTTTGACTTCCACAAAGAGTGTAGCCACATGAGATGGGATCGTCTCCAGATCTTGGTGGATGCTGTAGCTGAGACACAAGATGAATACAG TTACTTCATGGTTAACTTGGACGGAAAGGTACTAGTCCAGCAGAAAGGTGTCTTCCGCAGTAACTGTATGGACTGCTTGGACAGAACCAATGTCATCCAGAGCCTTTTAGCACGACGCTCCTTGCAGTCTCAGCTACAG AGAATGGGTGTTCTAAATGTAGGACAGCGGCTTGAAGAACAGGCTGACTTTGAGAAGATCTACAAAAATG CTTGGGCTGACAATGCAAATGCATGTGCGGTACAGTATGCAGGAACTGGTGCATTAAAAACAGACTTCACAAG GACAGGGAAAAGAACACACTGGGGATTGTTGATGGATGGTTGGAACTCTATGATCCGCTATTACAAAAACAACTTCTCTGATGGCTTCAGACAA GATTCAATTGATTTGTTTCTGGGTAATTTTGCCATTGATGAATCAGACGGCCCCGGTCCTCTGAGGGTGCAGAAGGACTGGAAGTTCCTCACG CTACCTATCGTCATGTTGGTGGCATTCTCAATGTGCATTGTATGTCTTCTCATGGCTG GTGACACATGGACGGAGACTTTTGCATATGTGATGTTTTGGGGCGCATGCAGCGCCATTACAGCAACAATCATCCTCTTTAATGGGCAAGACTTTGTGGATGCTCCTaaacttgttcacaaagagaaaATGGACTGA